The genomic interval ATGCTCGAAACTCTGCGCATCCGTAACCTCGCCCTCATCGACGATGTGGAGCTGGAATTTTGTTCCGGACTCAATGTGCTCACGGGCGAGTCCGGCGCGGGTAAGTCCTTTGTCTTGCGCGCCTTGGATTTTATTTTGGGCGAGCGAATCGCCGCCGATCTGGTTCGTCCGGGTCGCGACAAGGCCGTGGTCGAGGCCGTGTTCCGCCTTGACGGGCAGGAGCTTTTCCTGCGTCGGGAGTTGACCGCGAAATCGGGGCGGAGTCGGCTTTTCCTCAACGATGAACTGGGCTCCCAGGACCGTTTGGCCGAGCTGCGGCCTCGGTTGCTGCTGCACACCAGCCAACACGGCCAACAGCGCCTTCTTGCTCCCGATCATCACGTCGAGATTTTGGACGCATTCCTGGACGATGCCCATGTTTTGGAGGCTCATCGCGAGGCGCGCGAGGCCCTGCGTGTTCTTTTGACGCGCAAGGCCGAGGTCGAGCGGCGCATGGCTGGTTTGTCCGAGCGGCGGGATTTTTTGGAATTTCAACTGGCCGAGATCCGCAAGGTTGATCCCAGGCCCGGAGAGGAAGACGAGCTCCTGGCTTGGCGCGAGACCTCGAAACGGGCCGAAAAAGTCCGGGCCATGGCTGGCGAGGCCCAGGGCTTGCTTTTGGGCGAGAATGGCTTGCAGGACGCGCTGACCGCCCTGGAACGGGCCCTGGCCGGATTGGGCGAAACGGACGAGAATTTTCGCGAGCACGCCCGGACCACGGGCGAGTTTCGTGGCGGTCTGGCCGAGATGCTGCGGGATTTGCGACTCGTGGGTTCCCGCCAGGCCGAGGATTTCGACGCCGAGGCCGTGGAGAAACGACTGTGGGAGTTGCAGCAGCTCCAGCGCAAGCTGAAGCGTTCCCTGGAGTCCATTTTAGCCCTGGGCGCGGAGATCGAGGAAAATTTGTCATTTTTGGACGCCAGCGGTCTGGAATTGAAGCGTTTGAACAAAGAGGAGGGGCTGGCCGCGACGGAATTGGCGCGGACCGCCCAAGCCCTGAACGAGGCCCGCGAGGCAGCCGCCGCCGCCTTGACCGCGAGTCTCGAAGCGGAATTGATCCATCTTGGATTTTCCGAGCATCTGCGGGTTTTGGTCGATTTCCGTCCCCAGGTCATTCATGCCGGCCCGCCGTCCATCGAGGAATTGCGGCCGAGGTTTTTGTGGGTTCCCAACCCGGGCCTGGACGCCCAACCCCTGGACCGCATTGCCTCGGGGGGCGAGTTGTCCCGCTTTTTGTTGGCCGTGGTCAGTCTGCGGACCAAGGACCAGCTTCCGGCCCTGCTTTTCGACGAAGTTGATTCCGGCATTGGCGGTCAGACCCTGCTCAAGGTCGCGGAGCGCATCCGGTTGCTGGCCACCCGCCAGCAGGTCATCCTGATCACGCACTGGCCCCAGCTGGCCCGTCTGGCCGACGAGCACTTCGCCATCCGCAAGGAAGTGCACGACGGCATCACCTTTACCCTGTGTTCGGCCCTGTCCGACGCCCAGCGCCAGGCCGAACTGGCGCGCATGGTCGGCGAGGGTCCCATGCCATCCACGCATCACGACGCGAACGCGTTTAGGAAATCCATATGATAGATAGTCAAACTCCGTGCCGGGAGCTCACGGTTTTGTCCTGCGAGCCCGGCTCCGATCCGACCCTGATTGATCTGTTTCTTGAAAATCCCGGCTGGTCCTGCAAATGTGGCCAGTTTGTCATGGTCCGGCCCGTTCATTGGGGCGCGGAACTTGTCTGGCCGCGTCCATTTTCCATTTGCGACCTGTCCGGGAAGGGACTGCGCCTTTTGTTCCAGACCGTGGGCCGGGGCACGCATCGTCTGGCCGAACTTGTTCCCGGTCAGAAAGTCACGGTCTGGGGGCCCCTGGGGCGCTGGTTCCGCATCGACGAAACCCGGCCCAACCTGATTCTGGCCGGCGGCGTGGGCATCGCCCCGTTTGTCATGCTCGCCCGTCGCGAAAAAATCGACAATCTGACCATGCTTTTCGGCCACCGTCTTGACCTGGAGCATTACCCCTACGCCGAGATCGCGGCCCGCATTCCCAGCGAGGCCATGCAGCAGAAGGGGCCGGCGGATATCGCCGCCTTCGAGACCGTGCTTTCGGAGCGGATCAAGGCCCTGGCCGGAGTGGGGCAGGTCCTGGCCTGCGGCCCGGAACCCATGCTCAAGGTGGTGCGCAAATATTGTCTGCTCCACGGCACGGATGGTCAGGTTTCCCTGGAAAACCGCATGGCCTGCGGCGTGGGCGCGTGTCTGGGCTGCGTGGGCAAAACCACCCAGGGCGATTACGTGCAAAGTTGCGTGCATGGTCCTGTTTTTGACGTGCGTGATATCGATTTGGGAGCATGATCATGGATCAAAGTGTTCGTCTTGGTTCGTTGACCCTCGAAAATCCCATCATCACGGCCTCGGGCACGTTTGGATACGGCCTGGAATTCATGCGCTACGGCGATTTGAGCACCCTGGGCGGCATCTGCCTGAAGGGCATTTCCCTGACGCCGCGCGTCGGCAACCCCATGCCGCGAATCGCCGAGACACCGTGCGGCATGCTCAACGCCATTGGGCTGCAGAACGTGGGCGTGGAAACGTTCATGAAGGACAAATTGCCCTACATTCCGGCCGGGACCACCCTTATCGCCAATCTTTATGCCCAGACGGCCGAGGATTTCGGCGAACTGGCCGCGATTTTCGCGGCCGAGAACAAGATCGCGGCCCTGGAGGTCAACATTTCCTGTCCCAACGTGCGCTGTGGTGGGGTGGCCTTTGGCCAGGACCCGGTCATGGCCGCCCAGGTCACGACGGCGGTCAAGAAGCGGGCCGGGAACAAGCCGGTCATGGTTAAGCTCAGTCCCAACGTGACCGACATCACCCTGATCGCCAAGGCCGCCGTGGACGCGGGCGCGGACATGCTGTCCCTGATCAACACCCTCTCGGGCATGTCCGTGGATGTCCGCACGCGCAAGAGCCGTCTGGCCAATGTGGTCGGCGGGCTGTCCGGCCCGGCCGTGAAACCCGTGGCCCTGCGCATGGTCCATCAGGTGGTCCGGGCCGTGAACGTGCCGGTCATCGGCATGGGCGGCATTGCCTCGGCCGAGGACGTATTGGAGTTCATTCTCGTGGGGGCGCATGCCGTGCAAGTCGGAACGTATAATTTCATGCGCCCGGACAACGCCTTTCGCTTGGTGGACGAGGTCGCGGCCCTGGCCGCGTCCTTGGGCATTTCGTCCTGGGACGAGTACCGGGGCGCGCTTCTGGCTTAGAGGAGGCTGGCCGATGATCAAACGCTTTTGCGATATTTGCGGCGCGGAGATTCAGGGCCTCAAGGATGGAATCTACGAGGAACGCTATACGCTTCATATCGAGGACCCTCTCAATCTGACTCGCCTGGGGGGGCAGCTGGGCAAGATGAATCCCGTCATTGAAATGAAGTTGCAAAATTGTAACAATACGGATATCTGTCGGGAATGCCTGGAAAAAATTCTTATCAAGGAATTTCATCGGCGGTCAGCGGATAAGCCCGGTGGCGCCTGAGCGCAGTCCGGGGAACTCTTAAATTTTATGTCGAGGTGATAATGCTACGGAAAACCATGCTGATCATGGCTTTGTTGGGCGTGTTGTGCACGTGGGCCGAAGCGCGGGAGGTTGTTTTCGCCGTTCCCCAGGAGGCCTATCCCCCCGTGCATTCCGTGCACGAGGATGGAACGGTTGTTGGCTTCAGCCACGAGTTGATGCAGGCCATCTGCCGTCATGCGGGGATCACCCCCGTTATGAAGGCCACGCCCTGGGGAACGTTGTTCGACGACATCGCCGCCGGCAAGTTCGCGGCTTCCATCGCGGCTTCGACGATCACGGACGCCCGCAAGAAAAAGGTCGATTTTTCGGATATGTATTTCGAGGCGGAAGAGACCGTTGTCGTGCGCAAGGGCGAGGGTATCCGCAAGGAAAAGGATCTGACCAACAAGAAGATCGGCGCGTGGGGCGCCACGACAAATTTCGAGGCCTGCCGGACGTTCGCGCGTTTCAACAACGCCAAGAGTGTTGTCCCCTTTCCGGATACGGAAACGGCCATGCTTGGCTTGTCCAGGGGGACGGTGGACGCGGTGTTCACGGACTCACCGACAGCGGTCAGCTATGTTTTTGAAAACGAGCGGTTTGCTGGAAAATTGGAGCTCGCGTTCACCCTGCCGGCAACAATACCCGATTTGTTCGGTTTCGCGGTCAACAAAAAGGAGACGGAACTTCTGGCCCAGATCAACGCGGGTCTGAAGGCGCTCCGGGACAGTGGAGAATACGACCGGCTGTATGCAAAATGGTTCCCGGCCCTGGCCAAAAAGGACGAAAGTCTGTCCTGGTTCAAATGGTTGTGGAAATAATGTGAAATATGGCGGCGCCCTGTGTTTTGGGCGTGGCCATGCGGGTAGGGAAGCAGACGATCAAGGCCGGCGCGCTCCGTCATGGGGCGTGCCGGCCTTGTTTTTTGAAGGGCGCGCGGGGCTTTGAATCAGTTTTTTTTGTGCAGAACCGCGCCAAAAAAGAATTCCCCGAGATGTTCGGACATGGGCGTTCGAGCTTGGCGGACCAGGGAAAAATTCGGGTGGTCGTGGATGAACGAGGCGATCTGGGTTTCGTTTTCCGCTGGATTCATGGTGCAGGTCACATACACCAGGCCGCCACCGCCAGGAAGCAGACCCGCCGCGCCGGCCAGCATGTCGCGTTGCAGACTGGCCAACGTGGCGCAGTCCGCGGGCGTGCGTTTCCATTTGATGTCCGGTCGCCGGGAGAGCACGCCCAGTCCGGAACAGGGTGCGTCCAGGAAGATGGTCCGGGGTGCCTGGCGCAGGGGAGATGGGCCTTGGGCCGGGGCGCGGAAGACGGGCACGGCAAATCCCAGGCGGCGGCACTCGGCGCCAAACTGACCGAGCCGGAAAACATTGACGTCCGCCGCCCAGACCTCCTTGCCGCGCTCGGCCATCAGGAACGTCTTGCCGCCGCGTCCGGCGCAGGCGTCCAGGATGGGATCGGGCCAGAGATCCACGCCCAGGACATCCATGATCCGTTGCGCGGCTAGGCTTTGGCGGGTGAGCACGCCGTTGGTCTCGGCCGCGTGGAGAAACTCCGGCCACTGCGTCAGCGCGGCTTCGAACTCGCGCACCTCGGCCGTGCTCGCGAGTTGCTGGCGCAGGGCATTGGCTTCGGGGTGGAGACGATTGATGCGCGCCCCCAGGGGCGGCGTCTGGAGGCTGGCCCGCAACAAGGTTTCGGCCTGTTCCTGACCGTAGGCCGAAAGCCACATCCGGGCCAACCATGACGGGCAGGAATACCACGCCGCCAGAAAGGCGGCGACGCCAGCGGTTTTGGTCTGGAAGTAGTCGGGATGGTGCACGGCGCGGCCCAGACGGAGCAGGCTGCGCAATACGCCGTTGGCCACCTTGCCCATGGTTGGGTCGAGGCGGTCCTTGGCCAGGGTCACGGCCCAGTCCAGGGTGGCGTATTCCGGGATGCGGCTCAGGAAGAGGAGTTCGTAGGCGGCCACGCCCAGGATGCGGCGCAGGACGGGCGAGGTCTGGACGGGGTTGCGCAGAAGCTGGTTCAGCAAAAAGTCCAGGCGGCCGCGCAGGCGCAGGTAGCCATACGCCAGTTCCGTGGCCAGCCCCTTGTCCGGGCCATCCGGCGCGACGGCGAGGACGTCGTCCGTGGCGGCCTGGATGTCCTGGTTGTGGTCCAGGCACCGGCGCAGGATGTCCAATGCCATGCGGCGGGCCTGGGGGGTGCTCACGCGGAAAACTCGTTGATGGCCCATTCCACGCGGTCCAGGGACACGTCCGTGTCCAGGCAGGGACCGAAGGGACGGGTGTTCAGGATGCCATAGACCGGGATGGGGTAGGTGTCCTGGATGCCGCTGGCCAGATCGCGTTCACAGGCCACGGCGATGATCAGTTTGGGGCGATGCTGGACCACGATGCGCCGGGCGATGGTGCCGCCCGTGGCCACGGCCAGGTTGACGCCGTACTTGTCGCGCAGATCGAGCAGGCCGGCCAGGGCGCATTGGCCACAGCGTTTGCAGTTGTCGATGTTGTAGGTCAGGCGGTATTTGCAGCGGCTGTTCTGGATGCAGTGGGGCATGAGCAGCAAAATTCTTTCGGCCGGATAGCGGTGCCCCTCGCCCTTGACCAGCTCGTTGTTGACCTTGATGAACGACGCCCGCACCGTTTGCTTGGGAATACCGAGGACGCGCCCCAAAAGCGTCATGAGCGGCAGGAAGAGCTTGATGGTCACGCCACGCAGACGCTTGGCGAACAGCACGGGCCGGCCGAGAAGGATATTCAGCACCAGGGCCAGGGCGGCCCAGCCGATGCACAGAATCAGGCCGCCCACGATCAGG from Deltaproteobacteria bacterium carries:
- a CDS encoding DNA repair protein RecN, whose amino-acid sequence is MLETLRIRNLALIDDVELEFCSGLNVLTGESGAGKSFVLRALDFILGERIAADLVRPGRDKAVVEAVFRLDGQELFLRRELTAKSGRSRLFLNDELGSQDRLAELRPRLLLHTSQHGQQRLLAPDHHVEILDAFLDDAHVLEAHREAREALRVLLTRKAEVERRMAGLSERRDFLEFQLAEIRKVDPRPGEEDELLAWRETSKRAEKVRAMAGEAQGLLLGENGLQDALTALERALAGLGETDENFREHARTTGEFRGGLAEMLRDLRLVGSRQAEDFDAEAVEKRLWELQQLQRKLKRSLESILALGAEIEENLSFLDASGLELKRLNKEEGLAATELARTAQALNEAREAAAAALTASLEAELIHLGFSEHLRVLVDFRPQVIHAGPPSIEELRPRFLWVPNPGLDAQPLDRIASGGELSRFLLAVVSLRTKDQLPALLFDEVDSGIGGQTLLKVAERIRLLATRQQVILITHWPQLARLADEHFAIRKEVHDGITFTLCSALSDAQRQAELARMVGEGPMPSTHHDANAFRKSI
- a CDS encoding dihydroorotate dehydrogenase electron transfer subunit; this encodes MIDSQTPCRELTVLSCEPGSDPTLIDLFLENPGWSCKCGQFVMVRPVHWGAELVWPRPFSICDLSGKGLRLLFQTVGRGTHRLAELVPGQKVTVWGPLGRWFRIDETRPNLILAGGVGIAPFVMLARREKIDNLTMLFGHRLDLEHYPYAEIAARIPSEAMQQKGPADIAAFETVLSERIKALAGVGQVLACGPEPMLKVVRKYCLLHGTDGQVSLENRMACGVGACLGCVGKTTQGDYVQSCVHGPVFDVRDIDLGA
- a CDS encoding dihydroorotate dehydrogenase, which encodes MDQSVRLGSLTLENPIITASGTFGYGLEFMRYGDLSTLGGICLKGISLTPRVGNPMPRIAETPCGMLNAIGLQNVGVETFMKDKLPYIPAGTTLIANLYAQTAEDFGELAAIFAAENKIAALEVNISCPNVRCGGVAFGQDPVMAAQVTTAVKKRAGNKPVMVKLSPNVTDITLIAKAAVDAGADMLSLINTLSGMSVDVRTRKSRLANVVGGLSGPAVKPVALRMVHQVVRAVNVPVIGMGGIASAEDVLEFILVGAHAVQVGTYNFMRPDNAFRLVDEVAALAASLGISSWDEYRGALLA
- a CDS encoding transporter substrate-binding domain-containing protein, whose amino-acid sequence is MLRKTMLIMALLGVLCTWAEAREVVFAVPQEAYPPVHSVHEDGTVVGFSHELMQAICRHAGITPVMKATPWGTLFDDIAAGKFAASIAASTITDARKKKVDFSDMYFEAEETVVVRKGEGIRKEKDLTNKKIGAWGATTNFEACRTFARFNNAKSVVPFPDTETAMLGLSRGTVDAVFTDSPTAVSYVFENERFAGKLELAFTLPATIPDLFGFAVNKKETELLAQINAGLKALRDSGEYDRLYAKWFPALAKKDESLSWFKWLWK
- a CDS encoding DUF116 domain-containing protein, which codes for MARPRSTSQKYTRLEQEIRDSFQTRKRIFIGLISGASILISAILALLWIIPFVGLTTIHPIAPWVLGLIVGGLILCIGWAALALVLNILLGRPVLFAKRLRGVTIKLFLPLMTLLGRVLGIPKQTVRASFIKVNNELVKGEGHRYPAERILLLMPHCIQNSRCKYRLTYNIDNCKRCGQCALAGLLDLRDKYGVNLAVATGGTIARRIVVQHRPKLIIAVACERDLASGIQDTYPIPVYGILNTRPFGPCLDTDVSLDRVEWAINEFSA